The following proteins come from a genomic window of Brevibacillus antibioticus:
- a CDS encoding VOC family protein has translation MKLNHVNLTVTDVPAASAFLEKYFGLKKVDTSEDARGDKFGVLLDDNGLVFTLMKGAEVQYPKTFHIGFIQESEEKVNEMNQRLKEDGYNVAPPVRSHGWTFYVKAPGGFTVEVLA, from the coding sequence ATGAAATTGAATCACGTCAATCTTACCGTTACGGATGTTCCAGCTGCTTCTGCTTTCTTGGAGAAATATTTTGGCTTGAAAAAGGTAGATACGTCGGAAGATGCCCGTGGCGATAAGTTTGGGGTCCTATTAGACGATAACGGCCTGGTGTTTACCTTGATGAAGGGAGCCGAAGTTCAATATCCCAAGACATTTCATATCGGCTTCATCCAGGAGAGCGAAGAGAAAGTCAACGAGATGAATCAACGTCTGAAAGAAGATGGCTACAACGTTGCTCCTCCGGTACGTTCACATGGCTGGACATTTTATGTAAAAGCCCCTGGAGGGTTTACTGTTGAGGTTTTAGCTTAA
- a CDS encoding SRPBCC family protein produces the protein MNNLTKFQINRPAQDVFEAFVDPEKIGNFWFSSSSVRWEEGKNITLFYDIYNAEVGITVHEIQVNKRIVFQWAGEENTVTITLKALDEATTIIEVNEEGFQENDPALLQKIVDNKEGWVYVLSCLKGYLEHGINTLREGLVK, from the coding sequence ATGAATAATCTTACAAAATTTCAGATTAACAGACCTGCACAAGACGTGTTCGAAGCATTCGTAGACCCTGAGAAAATCGGCAACTTCTGGTTCTCTTCCAGCTCAGTAAGGTGGGAGGAAGGGAAGAACATTACGTTATTTTACGATATTTACAACGCAGAAGTAGGAATTACGGTTCACGAAATTCAAGTCAATAAACGAATCGTTTTCCAATGGGCCGGAGAAGAAAATACCGTAACGATTACGTTAAAAGCGCTGGATGAAGCCACGACGATCATTGAAGTGAACGAAGAGGGCTTTCAAGAAAATGATCCTGCACTCCTTCAAAAAATAGTCGACAACAAAGAAGGCTGGGTGTACGTCTTAAGCTGTTTGAAAGGGTATCTGGAACATGGGATCAACACCCTAAGAGAAGGGCTTGTGAAATAG
- the pdhA gene encoding pyruvate dehydrogenase (acetyl-transferring) E1 component subunit alpha gives MSSLYQVLSPAGELVGDLKGQLDEATMIKMYENMVLVRQFDRKSINLQRQGRMGTYAPFEGQEASQVGSAMALTPGDWLFPTYRDHAAAIVHGQSMARVFLYWMGHMEGSISPKHLNIMPPCVPIATQMVHAVGTAWASKLQNEQHVSIAYFGDGASSEGDFHEALNFAGVFQTPTIFFCQNNGFAISVPFSQQSASKTIAQRSAAYDIPGVRIDGNDIFAVWLTMKEAMQRALEGKGPTLIEAVTFRYGAHTTADDPKKYRDQESLSEEWRKERDALQRLRVYLENQGLWNETREVELIERVSEQIDAALVEAESYPKSKPEDMFKHVYAEPTWMATEQESELVKPSKQEGIPA, from the coding sequence ATGTCTTCATTATATCAGGTATTGAGTCCAGCGGGTGAGCTGGTAGGCGATCTCAAAGGGCAATTGGACGAGGCGACAATGATCAAGATGTATGAAAATATGGTCCTGGTTCGCCAGTTTGACCGCAAGTCGATTAACCTGCAACGACAAGGAAGAATGGGTACGTATGCTCCCTTTGAAGGGCAGGAAGCTTCGCAAGTAGGCAGCGCGATGGCATTAACACCAGGAGATTGGCTTTTCCCAACCTACCGAGACCATGCGGCAGCGATTGTCCATGGTCAATCCATGGCAAGGGTGTTCCTCTATTGGATGGGACACATGGAAGGGAGTATAAGCCCGAAACATTTGAATATCATGCCGCCATGTGTACCGATTGCGACTCAAATGGTTCATGCGGTAGGCACGGCTTGGGCGAGCAAGCTGCAAAACGAACAGCATGTTAGCATTGCCTACTTTGGTGACGGAGCAAGCTCAGAGGGAGATTTTCATGAGGCATTGAATTTTGCAGGCGTATTTCAGACGCCGACCATTTTCTTCTGCCAAAACAACGGCTTCGCGATCAGCGTTCCGTTTTCACAGCAGTCTGCCTCGAAAACGATTGCACAGCGTTCGGCCGCTTATGATATCCCTGGGGTTCGGATAGACGGCAATGATATCTTCGCTGTTTGGTTGACGATGAAAGAAGCCATGCAACGTGCGTTAGAAGGCAAGGGACCGACGTTGATCGAAGCGGTGACATTCCGCTATGGTGCACACACAACCGCAGATGATCCGAAGAAATACCGGGATCAAGAGAGCTTGTCCGAGGAATGGCGTAAAGAAAGGGACGCGCTCCAACGGCTGCGTGTGTATCTGGAGAATCAAGGGTTGTGGAATGAAACGAGAGAAGTAGAGCTGATTGAACGAGTGAGTGAACAGATCGACGCAGCTCTTGTCGAAGCAGAAAGCTATCCGAAGTCCAAACCGGAAGACATGTTCAAGCACGTCTACGCTGAACCGACGTGGATGGCAACGGAACAGGAGAGCGAGCTCGTCAAGCCATCGAAGCAGGAGGGAATCCCGGCATGA
- the lpdA gene encoding dihydrolipoyl dehydrogenase: MVVGEVAVETDVVVIGGGPGGYAAAIRLGQLGKSVVLIEKEVLGGVCLNRGCIPSKALIHTAGEYHKLRSLNKLGIQLPIEKATFHMPSWQTWKSSVVAQLNKGVDYLCQANGVTVVKGTATFLSSDRIGVETGGDFETYKFKQAIIATGSRPFIPSFLKTDGEYMLDSTDMLALDQVPETLAIIGGGYIGMELGMAFAKLGSQVTVIEAAERILLQTAAHLSQEVLKQAKQLGMTVKVATKVEKTELADGRVSLACTSEKNGSEIITAHKTLVTIGRVPNTGELGLAQAGVEMDERGYIPVTSTGRTNKAHIYAIGDVTPGPALAHRATKQGIVAAEVIAGLPSSVDSPFVPYVIFTEPQIAGVGMTREEAELQGYKVKVAAFPYRANGRALAIDEGEGFAEVIVDQESHLLLGMHVVGADASNLIGEGVLALELAARVEDVALTMHPHPTLSEVWLEAAEAVLGHAIHIVNQSKGAVSK, translated from the coding sequence ATGGTAGTCGGCGAAGTAGCAGTCGAAACAGATGTGGTTGTCATCGGAGGTGGGCCAGGAGGTTATGCAGCCGCTATTCGTCTCGGACAGCTGGGGAAATCGGTCGTTCTGATTGAAAAGGAAGTTCTTGGTGGGGTCTGCTTGAATCGCGGATGCATTCCTTCAAAAGCATTGATTCATACAGCAGGAGAATACCACAAGCTGCGTAGTCTGAATAAGCTGGGAATCCAACTGCCGATAGAAAAAGCGACCTTCCATATGCCGAGCTGGCAGACGTGGAAGTCCTCTGTCGTTGCTCAACTGAACAAAGGGGTCGATTATCTCTGTCAAGCGAATGGGGTTACAGTCGTGAAGGGGACAGCGACATTTCTCTCGAGTGATCGGATTGGCGTAGAGACGGGTGGCGATTTTGAAACGTACAAATTCAAACAAGCGATTATTGCGACAGGATCACGTCCATTCATTCCATCGTTTTTGAAAACAGATGGAGAATATATGCTGGATTCTACGGATATGCTTGCATTGGATCAAGTACCGGAAACACTGGCCATTATCGGCGGTGGCTATATTGGAATGGAGCTCGGGATGGCGTTCGCCAAGCTTGGATCGCAGGTGACCGTCATTGAGGCAGCCGAGCGCATTTTGCTACAAACAGCTGCCCATCTCTCTCAAGAAGTACTCAAGCAGGCAAAACAGCTCGGGATGACGGTAAAGGTCGCGACAAAAGTAGAGAAGACAGAGCTAGCGGATGGAAGAGTCTCGCTCGCATGCACTTCGGAAAAGAACGGTTCCGAAATTATCACCGCACATAAAACGCTCGTCACTATAGGGCGAGTGCCTAACACAGGTGAACTTGGTCTTGCGCAGGCGGGAGTGGAAATGGACGAGCGCGGCTATATTCCCGTGACATCGACTGGTAGAACGAACAAGGCGCATATTTATGCTATCGGCGATGTAACACCAGGTCCTGCGTTAGCCCATCGTGCGACGAAGCAAGGGATTGTGGCTGCCGAGGTGATCGCAGGGTTGCCCAGTAGCGTAGACTCTCCGTTTGTGCCTTATGTGATATTTACCGAGCCGCAAATAGCGGGTGTGGGGATGACACGCGAAGAGGCAGAGCTTCAAGGGTACAAAGTCAAGGTAGCGGCGTTCCCTTATCGGGCGAATGGTAGAGCACTTGCCATAGATGAAGGAGAAGGTTTTGCAGAAGTGATCGTGGATCAAGAAAGTCATTTACTGTTGGGAATGCACGTTGTAGGTGCGGATGCATCAAACTTGATTGGGGAGGGTGTGTTGGCACTTGAGCTTGCTGCACGTGTAGAAGATGTGGCGTTAACCATGCATCCGCATCCCACTTTAAGCGAGGTATGGCTGGAGGCTGCCGAAGCGGTGTTAGGTCATGCCATTCATATCGTAAACCAATCAAAAGGAGCTGTAAGCAAATAG
- a CDS encoding alpha-ketoacid dehydrogenase subunit beta, with the protein MKRKLTMIQAITEAMDQKLADDSRIMLLGEDIGVNGGVFRATEELVHKYGPDRIVDTPLAEAGIIGAAIGLAMNGKIPVVEIQFLAFIYPGFEQIVSHAARMRYRTRGQYHVPMVIRTPYGAGIRGPELHSESVETFFAHVPGLKVVAPSTPYDAKGLLIAAMEDPDPVIFLEPTKLYRAFKQEVPEEMYRVPIGKAKVVQEGSDVSIFAWGAMLRVAEDAAKQIERENGLSCEVIDLRTLYPLDRDTIIASVKKTGRAVVVHEAHKTAGLGAEIISIINDEALIYMKAPVKRITGFDVPVPQFSIEDDYLPTAERVKDGIMETATF; encoded by the coding sequence ATGAAACGCAAACTGACGATGATTCAAGCAATCACGGAAGCCATGGATCAAAAATTGGCAGATGATTCACGCATCATGCTGCTCGGCGAGGATATTGGCGTAAATGGTGGCGTGTTCCGAGCGACCGAAGAATTGGTTCACAAATACGGTCCAGATCGAATAGTAGACACGCCGCTAGCGGAGGCAGGAATCATCGGGGCGGCAATCGGTCTTGCTATGAACGGGAAAATTCCTGTGGTCGAGATTCAATTCCTTGCCTTTATTTATCCAGGATTTGAACAAATTGTCTCTCATGCTGCTCGCATGCGCTATCGGACTCGCGGACAGTACCATGTACCGATGGTTATACGTACGCCGTACGGGGCTGGGATTCGCGGTCCTGAGCTTCATTCAGAGAGTGTCGAAACGTTTTTTGCTCATGTCCCTGGCTTAAAGGTTGTGGCACCAAGCACACCTTATGATGCAAAAGGCTTGCTGATTGCAGCAATGGAAGATCCTGATCCCGTTATTTTTTTGGAGCCGACCAAGCTCTATCGCGCATTTAAACAAGAGGTTCCGGAAGAAATGTACCGCGTGCCCATCGGAAAAGCGAAGGTCGTCCAGGAAGGCTCGGATGTATCTATTTTTGCTTGGGGAGCGATGCTTCGTGTCGCAGAGGATGCGGCGAAACAGATCGAGCGCGAAAACGGCTTGAGCTGTGAAGTCATTGATCTGCGCACGCTCTATCCATTGGATCGGGATACGATCATCGCCTCAGTCAAAAAGACGGGACGCGCAGTTGTGGTACACGAAGCGCATAAGACTGCTGGGCTGGGTGCAGAGATCATCTCCATAATCAATGATGAAGCGTTGATCTACATGAAGGCTCCCGTGAAACGGATTACCGGATTTGACGTACCCGTCCCGCAATTTAGCATCGAGGATGATTACTTGCCAACGGCTGAACGTGTGAAGGACGGAATTATGGAAACGGCTACGTTTTAA
- a CDS encoding carbohydrate ABC transporter permease — MRKHTGPLFYVGLLLFVFLVMFPFLWILLAAWKPPAELFGERAFHFIIENPSFDNFVRVFTERPFARYLWNSTVVATLTTLYSITIASFAAYAIAWLSFRGKTIILGVVLAVSMFPQIATISPIFMFMQSMGLTNSYIGLIIPYTTFALPLAIWNLTIFFRKIPSDLGEAAKVDGASIWQTMTKVFFPLAMPGVFTTAILVFIAAWNEFLFALTLNTQETMKTVPVGIVMFQGMFTIPWGEISAASIIVTIPLVVMVLIFQKRIVSGLTSGAVKE; from the coding sequence ATGCGTAAACATACGGGTCCCTTGTTCTACGTGGGTCTACTGCTATTCGTTTTTCTTGTGATGTTCCCGTTTTTGTGGATTCTACTTGCAGCATGGAAGCCACCAGCGGAGCTGTTTGGAGAGCGAGCCTTTCATTTTATCATCGAAAATCCTTCGTTTGACAACTTTGTCCGCGTCTTCACGGAAAGACCGTTTGCCCGTTACCTGTGGAATTCAACTGTCGTGGCGACGTTAACCACGCTCTACTCCATAACGATCGCTTCCTTTGCTGCCTATGCAATTGCCTGGCTATCTTTTCGGGGAAAAACGATTATTTTGGGTGTTGTACTGGCTGTGTCCATGTTTCCGCAGATCGCGACCATTTCTCCTATTTTTATGTTCATGCAATCGATGGGCTTAACGAACAGCTACATTGGCCTGATCATTCCTTATACAACCTTCGCGCTGCCGCTCGCAATCTGGAATTTGACCATCTTTTTCCGCAAAATACCGAGTGACTTGGGCGAGGCAGCTAAAGTAGACGGTGCGAGTATTTGGCAGACGATGACCAAAGTATTTTTCCCACTCGCCATGCCTGGGGTTTTTACGACCGCCATCCTCGTTTTTATTGCAGCGTGGAATGAATTTTTGTTCGCCTTGACGTTGAATACGCAAGAAACGATGAAGACTGTGCCTGTGGGAATCGTCATGTTTCAAGGAATGTTTACGATCCCGTGGGGAGAAATATCTGCTGCCTCCATTATTGTGACGATCCCGCTCGTGGTGATGGTGTTGATTTTTCAGAAGCGGATTGTCTCAGGCCTTACTTCTGGCGCAGTAAAAGAATAA
- a CDS encoding carbohydrate ABC transporter permease: protein MNRSTKMSLSEKQMGYLLIFPALLIILVIAIWPVMRSFWISLHDIRLNDPTKSEIHSSYGLDMERYVSTLPNLLRYVKREADSAEGSSKEKLNVLQAQIEQLNTSLNQTGEIASRYQMIDQLLLDFKPVPTELKYVSLSNEQTDAIKASLGEVRAVLLQMSEKKLLAKPEGALGVIQGMEASIIEPNFVGLAYYKKFLTDVRMWGALYNTAFFTVISVAIELVLGILIALLINRPFRGRSLVRATVLIPWAIPTVISAMMWKFLYDGQNGIVAYLFEQAGMISDMGMLLTTKAGAMLSVILADVWKTTPFMALLIFAGLQTIPQSLYEAASVDGATRTHQFFRITLPMLKSTILVALLFRTLDAFRVFDLIYTLTGGAPGNSTETISIYAYKTMFAQMSFGEGSALAVIVFLCVALISIGYVKILGADLLSDGSGK, encoded by the coding sequence ATGAATCGATCAACGAAAATGTCTCTCTCAGAAAAACAGATGGGGTATTTGCTAATTTTTCCTGCACTGCTCATCATACTTGTTATCGCGATTTGGCCTGTCATGCGATCCTTTTGGATCAGTCTACACGACATCCGGTTGAACGACCCGACGAAATCAGAGATTCACTCTTCGTACGGACTAGATATGGAGCGCTACGTCAGCACGTTACCGAATCTGCTCCGGTACGTGAAGAGGGAGGCAGACTCCGCAGAAGGGTCATCAAAGGAAAAACTGAACGTGCTTCAAGCGCAAATCGAGCAATTGAACACTTCCCTCAACCAAACAGGCGAGATTGCGAGCCGATACCAAATGATCGACCAGCTATTGCTGGACTTTAAACCAGTCCCCACGGAACTCAAATATGTGAGCCTCTCGAACGAACAAACAGACGCAATCAAAGCCAGCTTAGGAGAAGTCAGAGCGGTTCTTTTGCAAATGAGTGAAAAAAAGCTGCTTGCAAAGCCAGAGGGTGCTCTTGGCGTGATCCAAGGCATGGAAGCTTCAATTATCGAGCCCAACTTTGTTGGCCTTGCCTACTACAAGAAGTTTTTAACGGACGTCCGGATGTGGGGAGCTCTGTACAATACGGCATTTTTTACCGTTATCTCCGTTGCCATTGAACTGGTGCTCGGCATATTGATTGCATTGTTGATCAATCGACCTTTTCGTGGAAGGAGTCTTGTTCGAGCAACTGTGTTAATACCGTGGGCGATTCCGACTGTTATCTCCGCGATGATGTGGAAGTTTTTGTACGACGGTCAAAATGGCATCGTCGCCTATCTTTTTGAGCAGGCAGGGATGATCTCAGATATGGGGATGCTTCTGACGACGAAGGCTGGAGCCATGCTTTCCGTCATTTTGGCGGATGTGTGGAAGACGACGCCGTTCATGGCCTTGCTCATATTCGCAGGGCTGCAAACGATCCCGCAAAGCTTGTATGAAGCAGCTTCTGTCGACGGTGCCACCCGCACCCATCAATTTTTTCGAATTACACTTCCGATGCTGAAATCAACTATTCTTGTGGCGCTATTGTTCCGCACACTTGATGCGTTTCGTGTTTTTGACCTGATTTACACGCTGACAGGTGGGGCACCCGGGAACTCGACCGAGACCATTTCCATTTATGCTTACAAAACGATGTTTGCTCAAATGAGCTTTGGGGAAGGCTCGGCGCTTGCCGTCATTGTCTTTTTGTGTGTGGCGTTGATCTCCATCGGCTATGTGAAAATATTGGGAGCTGATCTGCTGAGTGATGGCAGTGGCAAATAA
- a CDS encoding ABC transporter substrate-binding protein: MKVAKRLTSVGLTLLMAFSLAACSSTPQQASTDTTPSQPSTPSAPKTDPVQPTAEKIKLVYARGKDATDSTKKLVEVFQKAHPNIEVEIREMPADSGQSHDQYVTMFSAQSSEIDVFDLDVIWPAEFAQAGYLLPLDRLMEQDGIETGKYIKGAMDAGNFGGQQWTMPKFIDAGLLFYRKDLVSEAPKTWDELITQAKATKGKGGTKFGYLMQAKQYEGLVCNFVEFSASYGGKILDEQGKVAVNNPATIKGLKKMIEVVKSNFVPTNITTFMEPESHTAFLEGQAPFIRNWPYQFALAQDQGQSKIVDQVGIAPLPAGDAGSAAALGGWMGGINKFSKHPKEAWEFLKFMTGPEGQKISAVEGGLAPTYLPAYDEADVQKASPLFANKDFVDGVSAAVSRPTTPIYPKISEVIQIEVSKALVGQQTAEQAVQNMETQMNDLMKK, from the coding sequence ATGAAAGTTGCAAAAAGACTTACATCCGTTGGACTTACCTTATTAATGGCCTTCTCGTTGGCAGCATGTTCTTCCACACCTCAGCAAGCTTCTACAGATACAACCCCATCACAGCCTTCAACACCATCCGCACCCAAAACAGATCCAGTACAGCCCACAGCCGAAAAAATCAAGCTTGTCTACGCTCGCGGAAAAGACGCGACGGATTCCACCAAAAAGCTCGTAGAAGTTTTCCAAAAAGCCCATCCAAATATCGAAGTAGAAATCCGCGAGATGCCTGCCGATTCCGGGCAGAGTCATGATCAATACGTCACCATGTTCAGTGCACAATCATCTGAAATCGACGTGTTTGACCTGGACGTCATCTGGCCGGCTGAATTCGCACAAGCGGGTTATCTTCTGCCGCTTGACCGCCTAATGGAGCAAGATGGAATCGAGACCGGAAAATATATCAAAGGGGCCATGGATGCCGGGAATTTTGGTGGCCAGCAATGGACCATGCCCAAGTTTATCGACGCGGGACTCTTGTTTTACCGCAAAGATCTTGTATCCGAAGCACCAAAGACGTGGGATGAACTGATTACCCAAGCAAAAGCCACGAAGGGCAAGGGCGGCACGAAGTTCGGCTACTTGATGCAAGCCAAGCAATATGAAGGATTGGTTTGCAACTTTGTGGAGTTCAGTGCATCGTACGGTGGAAAAATTTTAGATGAACAAGGCAAAGTAGCGGTCAACAACCCAGCTACGATCAAAGGGTTGAAAAAAATGATCGAAGTCGTCAAGTCCAATTTCGTCCCAACCAATATCACCACATTCATGGAGCCGGAATCACACACCGCATTCCTCGAGGGGCAGGCACCATTTATTCGCAACTGGCCGTATCAGTTCGCGTTGGCGCAGGATCAGGGCCAGTCCAAAATCGTTGATCAAGTCGGGATCGCTCCACTGCCAGCAGGCGATGCAGGCTCCGCAGCAGCACTCGGCGGTTGGATGGGGGGAATCAACAAGTTCTCGAAGCATCCGAAAGAAGCATGGGAATTCCTCAAATTCATGACAGGTCCAGAGGGTCAAAAGATTTCCGCAGTAGAAGGTGGGCTCGCACCAACCTACCTGCCAGCCTACGATGAAGCCGATGTTCAAAAAGCCAGTCCGTTGTTCGCCAACAAAGATTTCGTCGATGGCGTAAGCGCTGCTGTCTCTCGTCCAACGACTCCGATTTATCCGAAAATTTCGGAAGTGATCCAGATCGAGGTGTCCAAAGCGCTCGTAGGGCAGCAAACAGCCGAGCAAGCGGTGCAAAACATGGAAACACAGATGAACGACTTAATGAAAAAATAG
- a CDS encoding dihydrolipoamide acetyltransferase family protein has protein sequence MVEFKLPDVGEGMHEGEIVKVLVHTGESVQQDQPLLEVQTDKVNAELSAPVTGIIREIFIAEGETVEVGTTLLVIDAGTEAKKEETKLPEKVVSPDKTVHFAPARADHRRSLATPYVRQLAREMKLDIELITGTGAAGRVTEEDLRQFANRLQKSAPAKFPTSAIGNEHPLEASAVAVETEAVVQPKTGIAPRVATSSQGEIERLPLKGIRKKIAEHMVKSVTIIPHVTSVDELEMDQLRALREKVKPHADKRNIKLTFLPFFIKALVIALKEFPMLNASIDDSTNEILLKRFYHIGIATDTSEGLIVPVIKDADHKSIFQLAEEIEQLARLAREGKLTMEHITGGTFTISNVGPIGGLQATPIINHPEVAIISLHKMEKRWVVREDEGVIRWMMNLSLSFDHRLIDGVTAVRFTNRIKELLEDPNLLFAEMV, from the coding sequence ATGGTTGAGTTCAAGCTTCCTGATGTGGGAGAAGGTATGCATGAAGGAGAAATCGTAAAAGTATTGGTTCACACGGGCGAATCCGTTCAACAGGATCAGCCGTTACTGGAGGTGCAGACAGACAAGGTGAATGCCGAGTTGTCTGCGCCAGTGACTGGCATCATTCGTGAAATTTTCATAGCGGAAGGGGAAACAGTAGAAGTCGGAACTACCCTTCTGGTGATCGATGCAGGAACGGAAGCAAAGAAGGAAGAGACAAAGCTTCCAGAAAAGGTCGTAAGCCCGGATAAGACAGTCCATTTTGCACCAGCTCGTGCTGATCACCGACGCTCATTGGCCACGCCATACGTTCGACAGTTAGCGCGGGAAATGAAGCTGGACATCGAGTTGATCACGGGGACAGGAGCAGCGGGACGTGTGACGGAAGAAGATTTGCGCCAATTCGCCAATCGATTGCAAAAATCAGCACCAGCTAAGTTTCCGACGTCGGCTATTGGTAATGAGCACCCGTTGGAGGCAAGTGCAGTAGCGGTTGAGACTGAAGCGGTTGTTCAGCCGAAAACAGGGATCGCTCCTCGTGTAGCCACTTCGTCGCAAGGGGAAATCGAACGGCTACCGTTAAAAGGCATCCGGAAAAAGATTGCTGAGCATATGGTGAAATCAGTGACCATCATTCCGCATGTTACTTCTGTCGATGAGCTGGAGATGGATCAGTTGCGTGCTTTGCGCGAAAAGGTAAAGCCACATGCGGATAAGCGAAATATCAAGCTGACCTTCCTGCCGTTTTTTATCAAAGCGCTGGTCATTGCACTGAAGGAATTCCCGATGCTGAATGCATCGATTGATGATAGCACCAATGAAATTTTACTAAAGCGCTTTTACCATATCGGCATTGCTACAGATACGTCTGAGGGCTTGATCGTACCAGTCATCAAGGATGCAGACCACAAATCGATTTTTCAACTCGCAGAAGAAATCGAGCAATTGGCACGCTTGGCTCGCGAAGGCAAATTGACCATGGAGCACATAACAGGCGGCACCTTCACGATCAGCAATGTAGGTCCAATCGGGGGACTGCAAGCAACTCCCATCATTAATCACCCGGAAGTAGCCATTATCAGCTTGCACAAAATGGAGAAGCGCTGGGTTGTGCGTGAGGATGAAGGGGTCATTCGCTGGATGATGAACCTGTCACTTTCGTTTGATCATCGCCTAATCGATGGCGTGACGGCAGTACGTTTTACCAACCGGATCAAGGAGCTGCTGGAAGATCCGAATCTATTGTTTGCGGAGATGGTATAG
- a CDS encoding sigma-54 interaction domain-containing protein: MYQTKYFQASDNHELAKLLTTIFSTSHDGLAICDRNGYVLLYNEAYLNITGVPADILNNFSFMEQKEMHLVPDSSAVRTILTKQTHSVVIDYANGRQAINTATPLLDPNKELLFVVGNVRDVTELNQLQKELEETRQISSAYQRALEHIQTDGDFDEQIIYRSGLMHRIASLAKRFATNDSPILLLGESGVGKDVMANYIHAQSGRTGDFIKINCGAIPEHLLESELFGYEKGAFTGASQSKEGLFELADRGTIFLDEIGDLPFPLQVKLLNVLQDGRIRRLGGKTSRQVNMRIIAATNSDLETMVEQKRFRQDLFYRLNVLSLTIPPLRERREDIPALIFYYLKKLEWKYQQEMRIETDALEALMDYDWPGNTRELKNVVERSFHMCENGRITFDQLPASIRNTQQTALPLHLAKMDELLPLKEAVERFERAYIQRLLKETDTMQQCADKLQVNISTLVRKKRSLRIK; encoded by the coding sequence ATGTATCAAACCAAGTATTTCCAGGCCAGTGACAATCATGAACTCGCAAAATTGCTGACGACTATCTTCAGTACGTCCCATGATGGATTGGCGATCTGTGACCGTAACGGCTACGTCCTGCTCTACAATGAGGCGTACTTGAACATCACGGGAGTTCCCGCCGACATTTTGAATAATTTCAGCTTTATGGAGCAAAAAGAAATGCATCTTGTTCCAGACTCCTCTGCTGTACGTACGATTTTGACAAAACAAACACATAGTGTCGTGATCGATTATGCAAACGGTCGGCAAGCAATTAACACGGCTACCCCGCTGCTCGATCCAAACAAGGAATTATTGTTTGTCGTGGGAAATGTGCGTGACGTCACGGAGCTGAATCAGCTTCAGAAGGAGCTGGAGGAAACACGTCAAATCAGTTCGGCGTATCAAAGGGCGCTAGAGCATATCCAAACCGATGGTGACTTTGACGAGCAGATCATTTATCGCAGTGGGCTCATGCATCGAATCGCTTCACTCGCCAAACGCTTTGCAACCAACGACTCTCCCATCCTTCTCCTAGGCGAATCTGGTGTCGGTAAAGATGTCATGGCGAACTACATTCACGCCCAAAGCGGACGAACTGGAGACTTCATCAAGATTAACTGTGGGGCCATTCCCGAGCATTTGCTCGAATCCGAATTGTTTGGCTATGAGAAAGGCGCATTTACGGGGGCAAGTCAATCGAAGGAAGGCTTGTTTGAGCTGGCAGATCGAGGAACCATTTTTCTCGATGAGATTGGAGACCTCCCTTTTCCTTTACAGGTGAAACTCTTGAATGTGTTGCAGGATGGACGGATTCGCAGACTGGGGGGGAAAACATCGCGTCAGGTTAACATGCGAATCATCGCTGCCACCAATAGCGATTTAGAAACGATGGTCGAACAAAAGCGTTTTCGGCAAGATTTGTTCTACCGGCTAAACGTACTGTCCCTCACCATTCCACCCTTGCGTGAGCGCCGTGAGGATATTCCGGCTCTCATTTTCTACTATTTGAAAAAGCTCGAATGGAAGTACCAGCAAGAAATGCGCATCGAAACAGATGCGTTAGAGGCGCTGATGGATTATGATTGGCCAGGGAATACACGCGAGCTAAAAAATGTGGTAGAACGTTCATTCCACATGTGTGAAAATGGGCGGATTACCTTTGATCAGTTACCGGCGTCGATTCGCAATACGCAACAGACAGCCCTGCCGCTCCATCTCGCCAAAATGGATGAGCTGTTGCCGTTAAAAGAAGCGGTCGAACGGTTTGAACGTGCGTATATCCAACGACTCTTGAAAGAGACAGACACCATGCAGCAGTGTGCGGATAAGCTGCAAGTGAACATATCCACGCTTGTGCGAAAAAAACGCAGCCTCAGAATTAAATAG